One Mycobacterium paraseoulense genomic window, GGCGAGGATCCGCGGCACCACCAAGGATTGAACCGGGTTGATGCCAAGCACCCGCAGCGCATCTATTTCCTCGCGGATGGTTCGCGCGCCCAGATCGGCACACATCGCCGTAGCGGCAGCACCGCCGACGACGAGCACCGTGACAATCGGCCCGCTCTGCTCGACACTAGATATTGCGGCTGCGGCGCCGGACAGGTCGATCGCCCCGACATCCGCCAGCAGCACGTTCAGCACGAACTGCGTCAACGTCATGAACGGAATCGCCAGCGCTATAGCCGGCACTAGCGACACCCGCGTCACGAACCAGATCTGCGTGACAAATTCGCGCCAGGCGAACGGGCGACGTGGAATCAAGAACAACACGTCGAGGGTCATCGCAACGAAACCGCCGACGGCACGCAGCGGCTTTAGCGCCACCTGCG contains:
- a CDS encoding MlaE family ABC transporter permease gives rise to the protein MTASQVALKPLRAVGGFVAMTLDVLFLIPRRPFAWREFVTQIWFVTRVSLVPAIALAIPFMTLTQFVLNVLLADVGAIDLSGAAAAISSVEQSGPIVTVLVVGGAAATAMCADLGARTIREEIDALRVLGINPVQSLVVPRILAATVVALMLSALVMIAGLSGTFLFSVYVQHVTPGAWISSLTLLVHLPALIIGLLKAMLFGLAASLIACYQGISVGGGPQGVGNAVNETVVFSFMALFLIDVVMTAIGVKVSPR